In Aequorivita sp. H23M31, a single window of DNA contains:
- a CDS encoding peptidylprolyl isomerase has protein sequence MNKFFLLLLLSTCMVQAQNVLVPDSTGVVKSNDSLEISTKTFSKDTLKPFKRYKAEGISAVVGEYIILDSDIDKGYLEMQSQGISIEGITRCELLGKLMEDKLYAHQAKQDSLVVADAEINSRIDQQLQYMVSELGSEEKVAQYYRKDNVADLRKELFDANKIIALASQMQQKIIDKLEVTPEEVRSFFYSIPEDERPIFGAEIEVAQIVVEPEISQKAIDDVIARLNAIRADIIDNGASFSTKAVLYSKDPGSASKGGLMTGITRDSPLAKEFMDQTFSLLEGEVSEPFQTEFGWHILYVEKIRGQEVDVRHILLFPDVSQAAIDAAQKKIEDIRSQIVSGEISFADAAHKYSEDKETRNNGGQIINPLTFDTRFDLTKMDPTFGAQVYNLKEGEVSKVITDRDRTGKGMLKILTVTKRYPEHKADYVKDYERIKQLALREKQIKEISKWQDKVIDKTYVHVNEDYQKCDFSANWLKN, from the coding sequence ATGAATAAATTTTTCTTATTGCTCCTGCTTTCCACCTGTATGGTACAAGCACAAAACGTTTTGGTCCCAGATAGTACAGGCGTTGTAAAGAGCAATGACTCCCTTGAAATATCAACAAAAACCTTTTCAAAAGATACTTTGAAGCCATTTAAGCGCTACAAAGCTGAAGGGATAAGTGCGGTTGTTGGTGAATATATTATTCTGGATTCAGACATTGACAAAGGTTATTTGGAGATGCAATCGCAAGGAATATCTATCGAAGGAATCACACGTTGTGAACTCTTGGGGAAATTGATGGAAGATAAGTTATACGCGCATCAAGCAAAACAGGATAGCTTGGTAGTTGCCGATGCTGAGATAAACTCGCGAATCGATCAACAACTGCAATACATGGTAAGCGAGTTGGGAAGTGAGGAAAAAGTCGCCCAATATTATCGAAAGGACAATGTAGCCGATTTGCGAAAGGAACTTTTCGATGCTAACAAAATCATTGCTTTGGCATCGCAAATGCAGCAAAAGATTATAGATAAATTGGAGGTTACCCCAGAAGAGGTTCGCAGTTTCTTCTATTCCATCCCGGAAGATGAAAGACCTATATTCGGTGCTGAAATAGAAGTTGCCCAAATAGTTGTGGAACCAGAAATTTCCCAAAAGGCGATAGATGATGTAATAGCTCGGCTGAATGCCATTAGAGCCGATATTATTGACAATGGTGCTAGTTTCTCTACCAAAGCAGTACTATATTCTAAGGATCCTGGTTCGGCGAGTAAAGGAGGTCTTATGACGGGTATTACGCGCGACTCACCATTGGCCAAGGAATTTATGGATCAAACTTTCTCTTTGTTGGAGGGAGAGGTAAGTGAACCTTTTCAAACCGAATTCGGCTGGCACATCCTTTATGTAGAAAAAATTAGAGGTCAGGAAGTGGACGTTCGTCATATCTTATTATTTCCTGATGTTTCCCAGGCTGCAATTGATGCCGCCCAAAAGAAAATCGAGGATATTCGAAGTCAAATAGTGTCAGGTGAGATATCTTTTGCCGATGCGGCTCATAAATATTCCGAAGACAAGGAAACCAGAAACAATGGCGGCCAGATTATAAATCCGCTAACTTTCGATACAAGATTCGACCTTACCAAAATGGATCCTACTTTTGGAGCCCAAGTTTATAATTTGAAAGAAGGTGAGGTTTCCAAAGTTATTACAGACCGTGACCGAACAGGAAAAGGGATGCTCAAGATATTGACCGTAACAAAAAGATATCCAGAGCACAAAGCTGATTATGTAAAGGATTATGAACGTATCAAGCAATTAGCGCTTCGTGAAAAACAAATCAAAGAAATTAGCAAATGGCAGGATAAGGTAATCGATAAAACCTATGTCCACGTGAATGAAGATTATCAGAAATGTGATTTTTCTGCAAATTGGTTGAAAAATTAA
- a CDS encoding AAA family ATPase: MSDVTAVSQLVSKYNALQKEIKKVIVGQDEVVEQVLISIFSGGHALLIGVPGLAKTLLVNTVAQALGLEFKRIQFTPDLMPSDILGSEILDKNREFKFIKGPIFANIILADEINRTPPKTQAALLEAMQERAVTVAGHHYKLDLPYFVLATQNPIEQEGTYPLPEAQLDRFMFAINLDYPSFSEEVEVVKMTTAGENEKVRPLFTSEEIIGFQQLIRRIPVADNVIEYAVGLVGKTRPDSVSAPEIVKNYIDWGAGPRASQNLILAAKTHAALNGKFSPDIEDVQKAAIGILRHRLIKNYKAEAEGLSIEKIIQSLY; this comes from the coding sequence ATGTCAGACGTAACAGCGGTTTCGCAACTTGTTTCCAAGTATAATGCTCTTCAAAAAGAAATAAAGAAGGTAATTGTCGGTCAGGATGAAGTGGTAGAACAAGTTTTGATCTCCATATTTTCAGGTGGGCACGCACTTCTTATCGGGGTTCCTGGGCTTGCAAAAACACTTTTGGTAAATACGGTGGCTCAAGCTTTGGGATTGGAATTTAAGAGAATCCAGTTTACCCCAGATTTGATGCCAAGTGATATCTTAGGCTCTGAAATCCTGGATAAAAACCGTGAATTCAAATTTATTAAGGGTCCTATTTTTGCCAATATTATTCTTGCGGATGAAATAAACCGGACTCCGCCAAAAACCCAAGCGGCACTTTTGGAAGCTATGCAGGAACGAGCTGTTACCGTAGCGGGGCACCATTATAAACTCGATCTTCCATACTTTGTTCTGGCCACCCAAAACCCAATTGAGCAGGAGGGAACCTATCCTTTACCCGAAGCACAATTGGATAGATTCATGTTTGCAATCAATTTGGATTATCCATCTTTCTCTGAAGAAGTGGAAGTAGTCAAAATGACCACCGCGGGAGAAAATGAAAAAGTTAGACCATTATTTACCAGTGAGGAAATAATTGGATTTCAACAATTAATAAGACGAATCCCCGTAGCCGATAACGTTATTGAATACGCTGTTGGGCTCGTTGGGAAAACAAGACCTGATAGTGTTTCTGCTCCAGAAATTGTTAAAAATTATATCGATTGGGGAGCCGGACCAAGAGCTTCTCAAAACCTGATCTTAGCTGCCAAAACCCACGCAGCCCTTAATGGGAAATTCTCTCCCGATATTGAAGATGTCCAAAAAGCAGCTATCGGAATTTTAAGACATAGATTAATCAAGAATTACAAGGCGGAAGCTGAAGGATTGAGTATTGAAAAGATTATTCAAAGTCTTTATTAA